tttcagaacctgcctttgtgttttagtGGGTTttttctcactccctattttctgtttcaaATCAATTTCACAGAATACTCGAAAGGGAGGATTTGCAATCAAGAAACACAAAGCAAACCATGTCATAATCGGACGCAGTTCCCCATTTAGTTGTAAACTGAATATCGATGAATTTTTAACATGGAAGAAAACGGcaacattcacactgaggagaaaccctggaaatgtggagactgtgaggAGGAATTTAGATCCCATCTGAGTTGGaatctcatcgacgcagtcacactggggagaggccgttcacctgttttgcgtgtgggaagggatttgctcgaTCATCCAACCTGTtgcaacaccagcgggttcacactgtggaGAGAACATTCACCTGtccacagtgtgggaagggattcactcaatcctcccagctgctgagacaccagcgagttcatagtggggagaaaccattcatctgccccgagtgtgggaagggattcactcgcacATCAGGGctgctgacgcaccagcgagttcacactggggagaggccattcacctgctccaagtgtggaaagggattcgctcagtcatccaacctgctgaaacaccagcgaattcacaccgaggagagacctttcaaatgcccagactgtgggcaGTACTATAAAAGTTCCCTGGACCTAATGCGTCATCaaattgttcacactgatgagagaccgttcaagtgctctcactgtgggtctgggttcaggcgatcagaaGAACTCACTGTGCACctacgaattcacactggggaaagaccattcacctgctcagagtgtttgaagcgattcactcagtcatctgcactgctgacgcaccagcgagtccacactggggagagaccattcccttgctcagagtgtgggaagagattcactgatttatccaccctgctgaaacaccagagtgttcacactgatgagagaccttttaaatgctcggACTGTGTAAAGTGCTATAAAAGTCATCGGCAACTGATgtatcatcaacgtgttcacaccactgagagaccatttaaatgtctaGACTGCGAGAAGTGCtacaaaagttctggggaactgatccgCCATCAAcgcgttcacactgacgagagaccattcaagtGCTCTTACTGCGAGACAGGTTTCAGGGGACCAGAACAACTCACTgcgcaccagagaattcacactggggagaggccattcacctgctccaaatgtgggaggggattcactcagtcatccacactgctgcgacaccagcgagttcacactggggagagaccgttcgcctgcccagagtgtgggaagggatttactacctCATCCACCCTGTGCAAACACCAGCATGTCCACAATGAacaacagtgattggattttgtgaTTAATCATATCCACACTGAACCATGTTTATTAGggtctgtttctgctgatgttagTAAACTCCAGCCCATATATCTTCACTAATATTGTAGATAATGGTCAAATAAATCAGTTTTGTGCTAAACACAGTGTGTTGAGTCTCAAACACAACTTAGTTCTTTTTGGAGtgttctccctctcccctgtctcctccatcctcacctccaacaacaagtgtgaggagctcatggagtttctttgtcaccaaggttgagacaatctgatcagctgcctctgctgcttccctcccactAACCCACCAGGCCAAACTATTTCTACATTTCCTCAAAGTCTGAGCCCTGAACTacatctttctccagtttctctatctccttccctctcagagctcaccttgtccatgagacccaccttCTGCTCCTTTGACCCTATCCTCAGAAAAATGCTGACTATCCAACTTCTTCATGTGACTGATATCCTTCGTGATTCTCTCTTAAATTCACTATCATCaatcatcctttttttaaaaaagtgtccaTCCCACCACCTTTGCAAACTAGCACCCTATCTCCAACCTGCCTTTCCAAAATTCTTTTAATCTGTGTCCCCCGAGGATCTGTCCTCGGCCGCTCCTATTTCCCATCTCCACGCTGCCac
The Scyliorhinus torazame isolate Kashiwa2021f unplaced genomic scaffold, sScyTor2.1 scaffold_1828, whole genome shotgun sequence DNA segment above includes these coding regions:
- the LOC140407706 gene encoding uncharacterized protein, with amino-acid sequence IPSELESHRRSHTGERPFTCFACGKGFARSSNLLQHQRVHTVERTFTCPQCGKGFTQSSQLLRHQRVHSGEKPFICPECGKGFTRTSGLLTHQRVHTGERPFTCSKCGKGFAQSSNLLKHQRIHTEERPFKCPDCGQYYKSSLDLMRHQIVHTDERPFKCSHCGSGFRRSEELTVHLRIHTGERPFTCSECLKRFTQSSALLTHQRVHTGERPFPCSECGKRFTDLSTLLKHQSVHTDERPFKCSDCVKCYKSHRQLMYHQRVHTTERPFKCLDCEKCYKSSGELIRHQRVHTDERPFKCSYCETGFRGPEQLTAHQRIHTGERPFTCSKCGRGFTQSSTLLRHQRVHTGERPFACPECGKGFTTSSTLCKHQHVHNEQQ